A region from the Drosophila mauritiana strain mau12 chromosome 2L, ASM438214v1, whole genome shotgun sequence genome encodes:
- the LOC117150524 gene encoding sodium/potassium-transporting ATPase subunit beta-2 isoform X1 → MADKKIGEYYAPPVKMGKWEGFKKFLWNSETSQCLGRTGSSWAKILLFYIIFYAALTGFFAAIFTVFYQTLDNEKPKWMLDNGLIGSNPGLGFRPMPPEANVESTLVWYESSKKDNYKYWVDETSRFLKYHTYQDLEKQNQVNCSFEHPPQDDKVCGIDFSSFSPCTADNNFGYHVARPCIFLKLNKIYNWIPEIYNDSKTLPDHMPEELKQHIKEKQSLRPNETNVVWVSCEGENPADVENIKARDYYPRMGFPRYYFPFKNIQGYIPPIVAVQFTVETGVLINIECKAWARNINHDRSDRRGSVHFELMVD, encoded by the exons ATGGCAGATAAAAAAATTGGTGAATACTATGCACCACCTGTGAAAATGGGCAAATGGGAGGGTTTCAAAAAATTCCTATGGAACAGTGAAACTAGCCAATGCCTTGGACGCACCGGATCCAGTTGGG CGAAAATTCTTCTATTTTACATAATATTTTATGCGGCGTTAACTGGTTTTTTTGCTGCAATTTTCACTGTATTTTATCAAACATTGGACAATGAAAAGCCAAAATGGATGCTTGACAATGGCTTGATAGGGTCCAACCCAG GTCTAGGCTTTCGACCAATGCCACCGGAAGCGAATGTTGAGAGCACATTAGTTTGGTACGAGTCATCAAAGAAGGATAACTATAAGTACTGGGTGGACGAGACTTCACGTTTTCTGAAAT ATCACA CATACCAAGATCTTGAGAAGCAGAATCAAGTGAACTGTAGCTTTGAACATCCACCACAAGACGACAAAGTCTGCGGCATTGACTTCTCCAGCTTCTCGCCATGTACAGCTGACAACAACTTTGGCTACCACGTTGCCCGGCCATGTATTTTCCTTAAGTTGAATAAG ATTTACAATTGGATACCAGAAATTTACAACGATTCTAAGACCTTGCCAGATCATATGCCAGAGGAACTAAAACAGCACATCAAGGAAAAGCAAAGTCTTAGGCCCAATGAA ACAAATGTAGTTTGGGTCTCGTGCGAGGGAGAAAATCCCGCTGATGTCGAGAACATAAAAGCACGTGACTACTATCCCCGCATGGGGTTTCCTCGTTACTATTTTCCGTTTAAAAACATTCAGGGATATATACCGCCCATTGTTGCTGTTCAATTTACCGTTGAAA CCGGCGTTTTGATCAATATTGAATGTAAAGCTTGGGCCCGCAACATTAATCACGACCGCTCAGACAGAAGAGGATCCGTTCACTTCGAGTTGATGGTTGATTAA
- the LOC117150766 gene encoding DNA-binding protein HEXBP-like, whose product MTAEEIAVSVALAHAANIDGRLQRTVFTTTVKTRNELQNELRAFSYGKRKDHPVPENSTSKRARLHPNVKCHFCGKIGHKIADCRSMKNNLNNQQGSSSSIGRLSDSKPGSITCYRCGNQGHIASACPARQSLSNQTKAGEKRVNVCHVVEPIGTLISSD is encoded by the exons ATGACCGCAGAAGAAATTGCAGTGTCTGTTGCCCTGGCACATGCTGCAAATATAGATGGTAGGCTGCAACGCACTGTGTTCACAACTACTGTCAAAACACGCAACGAGTTGCAGAACGAGCTAAGAGCGTTTTCGTATGGCAAGAGGAAGGACCATCCCGTTCCAGAAAATTCTACCAGCAAAAGAGCTCGCCTACACCCAAATGTTAAGTGCCACTTCTGTGGAAAAATTGGCCACAAGATAGCTGACTGCCGCTCCATGAAAAACAACTTAAATAATCAACAAGGATCTAGTTCGAGTATTGGGCGCTTATCTGACTCTAAACCTGGGTCAATTACTTGCTATAGATGTGGAAACCAGGGGCATATAGCGTCAGCTTGCCCTGCAAGACAATCGTTGTCAAACCAAACTAAAGCCGGCGAGAAGCGTGTCAACGTGTGTCACGTAGTTGAGCCAATTGGGACATTGATATCATCTG ATTAA
- the LOC117150524 gene encoding sodium/potassium-transporting ATPase subunit beta-2 isoform X2, whose product MADKKIGEYYAPPVKMGKWEGFKKFLWNSETSQCLGRTGSSWAKILLFYIIFYAALTGFFAAIFTVFYQTLDNEKPKWMLDNGLIGSNPGLGFRPMPPEANVESTLVWYESSKKDNYKYWVDETSRFLKSYQDLEKQNQVNCSFEHPPQDDKVCGIDFSSFSPCTADNNFGYHVARPCIFLKLNKIYNWIPEIYNDSKTLPDHMPEELKQHIKEKQSLRPNETNVVWVSCEGENPADVENIKARDYYPRMGFPRYYFPFKNIQGYIPPIVAVQFTVETGVLINIECKAWARNINHDRSDRRGSVHFELMVD is encoded by the exons ATGGCAGATAAAAAAATTGGTGAATACTATGCACCACCTGTGAAAATGGGCAAATGGGAGGGTTTCAAAAAATTCCTATGGAACAGTGAAACTAGCCAATGCCTTGGACGCACCGGATCCAGTTGGG CGAAAATTCTTCTATTTTACATAATATTTTATGCGGCGTTAACTGGTTTTTTTGCTGCAATTTTCACTGTATTTTATCAAACATTGGACAATGAAAAGCCAAAATGGATGCTTGACAATGGCTTGATAGGGTCCAACCCAG GTCTAGGCTTTCGACCAATGCCACCGGAAGCGAATGTTGAGAGCACATTAGTTTGGTACGAGTCATCAAAGAAGGATAACTATAAGTACTGGGTGGACGAGACTTCACGTTTTCTGAAAT CATACCAAGATCTTGAGAAGCAGAATCAAGTGAACTGTAGCTTTGAACATCCACCACAAGACGACAAAGTCTGCGGCATTGACTTCTCCAGCTTCTCGCCATGTACAGCTGACAACAACTTTGGCTACCACGTTGCCCGGCCATGTATTTTCCTTAAGTTGAATAAG ATTTACAATTGGATACCAGAAATTTACAACGATTCTAAGACCTTGCCAGATCATATGCCAGAGGAACTAAAACAGCACATCAAGGAAAAGCAAAGTCTTAGGCCCAATGAA ACAAATGTAGTTTGGGTCTCGTGCGAGGGAGAAAATCCCGCTGATGTCGAGAACATAAAAGCACGTGACTACTATCCCCGCATGGGGTTTCCTCGTTACTATTTTCCGTTTAAAAACATTCAGGGATATATACCGCCCATTGTTGCTGTTCAATTTACCGTTGAAA CCGGCGTTTTGATCAATATTGAATGTAAAGCTTGGGCCCGCAACATTAATCACGACCGCTCAGACAGAAGAGGATCCGTTCACTTCGAGTTGATGGTTGATTAA